A window of the Streptomyces luomodiensis genome harbors these coding sequences:
- a CDS encoding Uma2 family endonuclease has protein sequence MTVMEIDRIEMAESDEPSLDELFDWLERSHVPEGYKVEVVRGAVFMAPQRDVHWYIIRRTVRALEDRFGMNVNVLSDVRIDFPGYMNGFCPDVVKVAQGAEKTPQGRWRFEDIEFVAEVISRDTAANDYGPKKTAYATAEVPVYLIADPYTAKCHLYTEPKDGAYHVESTIDFGVPVDLTGTVVDLTLATDEFPRD, from the coding sequence ATGACCGTCATGGAGATTGACCGGATCGAGATGGCCGAGAGCGACGAGCCCAGCTTGGACGAGCTGTTCGACTGGCTGGAGCGGAGCCATGTCCCCGAGGGCTACAAGGTCGAGGTTGTCAGGGGGGCCGTCTTCATGGCGCCGCAGCGGGACGTCCATTGGTACATCATCCGCAGGACCGTGCGGGCTCTCGAAGATCGCTTCGGGATGAACGTGAACGTGCTGTCGGACGTCCGCATTGACTTCCCCGGGTACATGAACGGCTTCTGTCCGGATGTCGTCAAGGTTGCGCAGGGTGCCGAGAAGACCCCCCAGGGCCGCTGGCGCTTCGAGGACATCGAATTCGTCGCCGAGGTGATTTCCAGGGACACGGCGGCGAACGACTACGGTCCGAAGAAGACGGCTTATGCGACGGCTGAGGTCCCCGTCTATCTGATCGCCGACCCGTACACGGCGAAGTGCCACCTTTACACCGAGCCCAAGGACGGCGCGTACCACGTCGAGAGCACCATCGACTTCGGCGTGCCGGTCGATCTGACCGGCACGGTCGTCGACCTGACCCTCGCCACCGACGAGTTCCCCCGCGACTGA
- a CDS encoding lysozyme, whose product MPVHRPGSARRALSALIGILATLLAVTFALPGSAFAAQGRGAKAIPHPEDDWAGSQILKHEGGSTTGAEPPGLLATVEGVDVSSHQGNVAWATLWSSGVRFAYVKATEGTSYTNPYFAQQYNGSYNVGMIRGAYHFALPDNSSGAAQANYFVDHGGGWSKDGKTLPGALDMEYNPYGATCYGLSASAMVNWVKDFSNTYKARTGRDPVIYTSTSWWKSCTGNSAAFGSINPLWIPRYGSSVGELPAGWGFHTIWQYTSSGATVGDHNKFNGAMDRLQALANG is encoded by the coding sequence ATGCCCGTGCACAGACCTGGTTCGGCCCGACGCGCCCTCAGTGCGCTGATCGGTATTCTCGCCACTCTCCTCGCCGTGACCTTCGCACTGCCCGGTTCGGCGTTCGCCGCCCAGGGCCGTGGTGCCAAGGCCATTCCCCATCCCGAGGACGACTGGGCGGGTTCCCAGATACTCAAGCACGAGGGCGGTTCCACGACCGGCGCGGAGCCGCCGGGGCTGCTCGCCACCGTCGAGGGCGTGGACGTCAGCAGCCACCAGGGCAATGTCGCCTGGGCAACGCTGTGGAGCAGCGGCGTCCGGTTCGCCTATGTCAAGGCGACCGAGGGCACCAGCTACACCAACCCGTACTTCGCCCAGCAGTACAACGGCTCGTACAACGTCGGCATGATCCGGGGCGCGTACCACTTCGCCCTGCCGGACAACTCGAGCGGCGCCGCACAGGCCAACTACTTCGTCGACCACGGCGGCGGCTGGTCCAAGGACGGCAAGACGCTGCCCGGCGCGCTCGACATGGAGTACAACCCCTACGGCGCGACCTGCTACGGGCTGAGCGCGAGCGCGATGGTCAACTGGGTCAAGGACTTCAGCAACACCTACAAGGCGCGCACCGGACGTGACCCGGTGATCTACACCTCCACCAGCTGGTGGAAGAGCTGCACGGGCAACTCCGCCGCCTTCGGCTCCATCAACCCCCTGTGGATTCCGCGCTACGGCTCGTCCGTCGGCGAGCTTCCGGCGGGCTGGGGCTTCCACACCATCTGGCAGTACACCTCTTCCGGTGCGACGGTCGGCGACCACAACAAGTTCAACGGCGCCATGGACCGGCTCCAGGCCCTCGCCAACGGCTGA
- a CDS encoding MarR family winged helix-turn-helix transcriptional regulator, giving the protein MPPERGEGGTVGGVGVDHAFLALERELAVFLRRARSASGELAREVHPELESSAYGLLMRLEDAGPQRATDLAGFVGVGKATMSRQLRSLEELGLVTRTPDPADGRAFLVELTEEGRSRFRAVRVARRARYARRLAAWERSEVAELARLLHRLNAEQEADDPGQAARTAQE; this is encoded by the coding sequence ATGCCCCCCGAGCGGGGTGAGGGCGGCACCGTGGGCGGAGTCGGTGTGGACCATGCATTCCTGGCCCTGGAACGCGAATTGGCGGTTTTCCTCCGCAGGGCCCGTTCCGCTTCCGGGGAATTGGCCCGGGAGGTCCATCCCGAGCTGGAATCCTCCGCCTATGGGCTGCTGATGCGGCTGGAGGACGCCGGTCCGCAGCGCGCCACCGACCTCGCGGGCTTCGTCGGTGTCGGAAAGGCCACGATGAGCCGCCAGCTCCGGTCCCTGGAGGAGCTCGGACTGGTGACGCGGACCCCCGATCCGGCCGACGGCCGGGCCTTTCTGGTGGAGCTGACCGAGGAGGGCCGCAGCCGCTTCCGCGCCGTACGGGTCGCCCGGCGGGCCCGCTATGCCCGCCGCCTCGCCGCGTGGGAGCGCAGCGAGGTCGCCGAACTCGCCAGGCTGCTGCACCGGTTGAACGCGGAGCAGGAGGCCGACGACCCCGGTCAGGCGGCGCGTACGGCGCAGGAGTAG
- a CDS encoding nitrate- and nitrite sensing domain-containing protein, whose protein sequence is MRKKRLRGTTHDAVGEPRQDEAAPRRHTARVRRRLTASVALVSVAVLGAGAPAVLLALDDTTDAQHLVDLAETNRGAVTLAHALADERDAMTRYVADGRTTASGGGISEDMRARVDRRIREVRPDVPAPVRQLLDALPELRQHALTGKDSALDVFTSYTRTVQALNGIADTLARRALGTGADTGTTAALAPLGRAVEEASATRGLLLAALDAGGGQDAMVSAAQRTNLREQSALADFEQLAPASARDAYDRTVNGTEVTTAERYLARLTDQSRLSDNDVLLGEDRVESALSARIDRMRGAQSALASAEAAQLARVRDDAVTDLEVRAAIVGAALLVALGAGVHSARSMTRPLAALRLGARRVAADPAAEEPVVFKGRDDEFADAVRAVNELHAKAARAAARITELDTERTRLVGERQRLAAQRDELRAERDAVATRLEGLRARVHGSFVSLALRSLGLIERQLAIIESLEEREQDPDRLETLFELDHLATGMRRYGENLLVIAGSEQKATHPGPVPLLDVLRASISEVERYDRVQIQALPPHAQVAGYAADSVSHLIAELLENATSFSPPDAPVQVSGWLLETGEVMLSVQDEGIGMTPERFIELNDRLADPVPEYCQGPQPEDPLGLGLYVVTRLAARHGIRVQLREQQPGGVAAVVVLPTNILPAGPPGAGLPPAPPVGAGATFSGTGLSSFPGTEAEANSNTLPGQPRVSTQPPAAEGAPNPEAGTDADPSAERAAPTKPAIPAIPAGRPAPAEPAVTAMSDGEPGQAPQTPEPGLVPESGLAPETGLVPESGLAPEAELGSEPELGSESLAPESGLAPEPGPAPEVGLAPEAGHGPGPASAEAASGPESAAPWAVSGERWGRPADAVGDYPMEPTPPRGHPNPGNGGALPALPKRVPKPLRTTGQDDARHGADDPAPARAPEAEEPEVPAVERTMELTLHRENGENGENRESLDDRESYGDREDGDDRESRERRFGAHGVRPVGADAWGPADTGPAQADPARDDLAERGGAMSPDGLAEWGGLAERDDLAEQGGLVARGGSASRDALAEHRGPVSRDGVAERGGPVARDTLAERGGLAAREGLAERSGLAEQGGLAAREGLAERSGLAEQGGLAARGGPVSRDGVAERRGPVAEDGLAERGGLAAQDGLAARDGLAERNGLAARDGLTERGALAERGGAVARDGVAERLAARDALAQRGGLTEREGLAARDGLAERGGLAEQGGLAARGGPVSRDGVAERRGPVAEDGVAERGGPVAEDGLAERGGPASQGGLAARRGPVAGHGLAERRGPVAGHGLAERGGVAAAADPYAIGPDQHARPEDEAPPRTDRTDKGLPKRTPRSLSLRESDPEPRERTGSVSAEELRHRLGGFQRGAREGRRDAAAEIAARGEAARRYGGPAEQTGARNEGGTVEEARG, encoded by the coding sequence GTGCGGAAGAAGCGGCTTCGGGGCACCACGCACGATGCGGTCGGCGAGCCACGCCAGGACGAGGCGGCGCCGCGACGGCACACCGCACGCGTCCGTCGTCGGCTCACCGCGTCCGTAGCGCTCGTCTCCGTCGCCGTCCTCGGGGCCGGGGCCCCCGCCGTCCTGCTCGCCCTCGATGACACCACCGACGCCCAGCACCTCGTCGACCTCGCGGAGACCAACCGCGGCGCGGTGACCCTCGCCCACGCCCTCGCCGACGAGCGCGACGCCATGACCCGGTACGTCGCCGACGGGCGCACCACCGCCTCCGGCGGCGGGATCTCCGAGGACATGCGCGCCCGGGTCGACCGCCGCATCCGGGAGGTGCGGCCGGACGTCCCGGCCCCGGTCCGGCAGCTCCTGGACGCCCTCCCCGAACTGCGGCAGCACGCGCTGACCGGCAAGGACTCGGCCCTCGACGTCTTCACCTCGTACACCCGGACCGTCCAGGCGCTGAACGGGATCGCCGACACCCTCGCCCGCCGGGCCCTCGGCACGGGCGCCGACACCGGCACCACCGCCGCGCTGGCCCCGCTCGGCCGCGCGGTGGAGGAGGCGTCCGCCACCCGCGGGCTGCTGCTGGCCGCGCTCGACGCGGGCGGCGGCCAGGACGCGATGGTCTCCGCCGCCCAGCGGACCAACCTGCGCGAGCAGTCCGCGCTCGCCGACTTCGAACAGCTCGCCCCGGCCTCCGCCCGCGACGCCTACGACCGCACCGTCAACGGCACCGAGGTCACCACCGCCGAGCGCTACCTCGCCCGGCTCACCGACCAGAGCCGCCTCTCGGACAATGACGTCCTCCTCGGCGAGGACCGCGTCGAGTCCGCGCTGAGCGCCCGGATCGACCGGATGCGCGGCGCCCAGTCCGCCCTGGCCTCCGCCGAGGCCGCCCAGCTCGCACGGGTGCGGGACGACGCGGTCACCGACCTCGAGGTGCGCGCCGCCATCGTCGGTGCCGCCCTGCTCGTCGCCCTCGGCGCCGGCGTGCACAGCGCCCGCTCGATGACCCGGCCGCTGGCCGCGCTGCGGCTCGGCGCCCGGCGGGTCGCGGCCGATCCGGCGGCCGAGGAACCGGTCGTGTTCAAGGGCCGCGACGACGAGTTCGCGGACGCCGTACGGGCCGTCAACGAACTGCACGCCAAGGCCGCACGGGCGGCGGCGCGCATCACCGAACTCGACACCGAGCGCACCCGGCTCGTCGGCGAGCGGCAGCGGCTGGCCGCACAGCGGGACGAGCTGCGCGCCGAGCGGGACGCGGTCGCCACCCGGCTGGAGGGGCTGCGGGCCCGGGTCCACGGCAGCTTCGTCAGCCTCGCGCTGCGCTCACTGGGCCTGATCGAGCGCCAGCTCGCCATCATCGAGTCCCTGGAGGAGCGGGAGCAGGACCCCGACCGCCTCGAAACGCTCTTCGAGCTCGACCACCTGGCCACCGGGATGCGCCGCTACGGTGAGAACCTCCTGGTCATCGCGGGCTCCGAGCAGAAGGCCACCCACCCGGGGCCGGTGCCGCTGCTGGACGTGCTGCGTGCCTCGATCAGCGAGGTCGAACGGTACGACCGGGTGCAGATCCAGGCCCTGCCGCCACATGCCCAGGTCGCCGGGTACGCCGCGGACAGCGTCAGCCATCTGATCGCCGAACTCCTGGAGAACGCGACATCGTTCTCACCGCCGGACGCCCCGGTCCAGGTCTCCGGCTGGCTCCTGGAGACCGGCGAGGTCATGCTCTCCGTCCAGGACGAGGGCATCGGCATGACGCCCGAGCGCTTCATCGAGCTGAACGACCGGCTGGCCGACCCGGTACCGGAGTACTGCCAGGGCCCCCAGCCGGAGGACCCGCTGGGCCTCGGCCTGTACGTGGTGACCCGGCTCGCCGCGCGCCACGGCATCCGGGTGCAGCTGCGCGAACAGCAGCCGGGCGGGGTGGCGGCCGTGGTCGTCCTCCCGACGAACATCCTCCCGGCCGGCCCACCCGGCGCCGGACTGCCGCCCGCCCCGCCGGTGGGCGCGGGGGCGACGTTCAGCGGCACCGGACTGTCGTCCTTCCCGGGCACGGAAGCCGAGGCCAACTCCAACACGCTCCCGGGCCAGCCCCGTGTATCCACCCAGCCCCCGGCGGCTGAGGGCGCGCCGAACCCCGAGGCCGGGACGGACGCCGACCCATCGGCCGAGCGGGCGGCGCCGACGAAGCCGGCGATACCGGCGATACCGGCCGGTCGCCCCGCACCGGCCGAGCCGGCCGTAACGGCCATGTCGGACGGGGAGCCGGGCCAGGCGCCGCAGACGCCTGAGCCGGGGCTCGTGCCTGAGTCGGGGCTGGCGCCCGAGACGGGGCTCGTGCCTGAATCGGGGCTGGCGCCCGAGGCGGAGCTTGGGTCTGAGCCGGAACTCGGGTCCGAGAGTCTCGCGCCCGAGTCGGGGCTGGCGCCCGAGCCGGGGCCGGCACCCGAGGTCGGGCTCGCGCCCGAGGCGGGGCACGGCCCAGGGCCTGCGTCCGCCGAGGCAGCCTCCGGCCCGGAGTCGGCGGCCCCCTGGGCCGTCTCCGGTGAGCGGTGGGGGCGGCCGGCGGATGCCGTCGGTGACTATCCGATGGAGCCCACGCCGCCGCGCGGCCACCCGAACCCGGGGAACGGCGGTGCGCTGCCAGCCCTGCCCAAGCGTGTCCCCAAGCCGCTCCGGACCACCGGACAGGACGACGCGCGGCACGGCGCGGACGACCCGGCTCCGGCGCGGGCACCCGAGGCCGAGGAGCCGGAGGTGCCCGCCGTCGAGCGGACGATGGAACTGACCCTCCATCGCGAGAACGGCGAAAACGGCGAGAACCGCGAGAGCCTGGACGACCGCGAAAGCTACGGCGACCGCGAGGACGGTGACGACCGCGAGAGCCGCGAGCGGCGGTTTGGCGCCCACGGCGTACGCCCGGTGGGCGCGGACGCCTGGGGTCCGGCCGACACCGGCCCGGCGCAGGCCGATCCGGCACGAGACGACCTGGCGGAGCGCGGTGGCGCGATGTCGCCGGACGGCCTGGCGGAGTGGGGCGGCCTGGCCGAGCGTGACGACTTGGCCGAGCAAGGCGGTTTGGTGGCGCGGGGCGGCTCGGCGTCACGAGACGCCCTGGCCGAGCATCGTGGCCCGGTGTCGCGGGACGGTGTGGCCGAGCGCGGCGGCCCGGTGGCCAGGGACACCTTGGCTGAGCGCGGCGGCCTGGCGGCCCGAGAGGGCTTGGCGGAACGTAGCGGTCTGGCGGAGCAAGGCGGCTTGGCGGCCCGAGAGGGCTTGGCGGAACGTAGCGGTCTGGCGGAGCAAGGCGGCTTGGCGGCGCGGGGCGGCCCGGTGTCGCGGGACGGTGTGGCTGAGCGTCGCGGCCCGGTGGCCGAGGACGGCCTGGCTGAGCGCGGCGGCCTGGCGGCCCAGGACGGCCTGGCGGCCAGGGACGGCCTGGCGGAACGCAACGGTCTGGCGGCCCGAGATGGCCTGACCGAGCGCGGTGCCCTGGCCGAGCGGGGCGGCGCGGTGGCCCGGGACGGCGTGGCCGAGCGTCTGGCGGCCCGGGACGCCCTGGCCCAGCGCGGCGGCCTGACGGAGCGAGAGGGCCTGGCGGCCCGAGACGGCTTGGCGGAACGCGGCGGCCTGGCGGAGCAAGGCGGCTTGGCGGCGCGGGGCGGCCCGGTGTCGCGGGACGGTGTGGCTGAGCGTCGCGGCCCGGTGGCCGAGGACGGCGTGGCCGAGCGCGGCGGCCCGGTGGCCGAGGACGGCCTGGCGGAACGCGGTGGCCCGGCGTCGCAAGGCGGCTTGGCGGCGCGCCGCGGCCCGGTGGCGGGACACGGCTTGGCCGAGCGCCGCGGTCCAGTGGCGGGACACGGCTTGGCCGAGCGCGGCGGCGTGGCGGCTGCCGCCGATCCGTATGCCATCGGGCCCGACCAGCACGCCCGTCCGGAGGACGAGGCGCCGCCGCGTACCGACCGTACCGACAAGGGACTTCCCAAGCGCACACCGCGGAGCCTGTCGCTCCGGGAGTCCGATCCCGAACCCCGGGAGCGGACCGGTTCGGTGAGCGCGGAGGAGCTGCGGCACCGGCTCGGTGGCTTCCAGCGCGGAGCCCGCGAGGGGCGCCGCGATGCCGCCGCCGAGATCGCCGCCCGTGGCGAGGCCGCGCGGCGGTACGGGGGGCCGGCAGAACAAACGGGGGCGCGGAACGAGGGTGGCACGGTTGAGGAGGCACGCGGGTGA
- a CDS encoding roadblock/LC7 domain-containing protein gives MNAPGSTYGLSREARNLHWLLSNLVEEVPGVRSVVVVSTDGLMLLSSDARHYAAAAADPTAQDGPKGSSADLATIVSGLGSLTLGAAKLMDGGGVKQTMVAMDEGSLFVMSISDGSLLGVHATADCDMTVVAYHMALFVGRAGHVLTPELRNELRRSLESAQ, from the coding sequence GTGAATGCGCCCGGTAGTACCTACGGGTTGAGTCGCGAGGCCCGTAATCTGCACTGGTTGCTGTCGAACCTGGTCGAGGAGGTGCCGGGTGTCCGCTCGGTCGTGGTCGTCTCGACCGACGGGCTGATGCTGCTCTCCTCCGACGCACGGCACTACGCCGCCGCGGCGGCCGATCCGACGGCACAGGACGGCCCCAAGGGGTCCAGCGCGGATCTCGCGACGATCGTCTCGGGGCTCGGCAGCCTCACGCTCGGCGCGGCGAAGCTCATGGACGGCGGCGGCGTCAAGCAGACGATGGTGGCGATGGACGAGGGCAGTCTGTTCGTCATGTCGATCAGCGACGGTTCGCTGCTGGGGGTGCACGCCACCGCCGACTGCGACATGACCGTCGTGGCCTATCACATGGCGCTGTTCGTGGGCCGGGCCGGGCATGTGCTCACCCCCGAACTCCGCAATGAACTACGCAGGTCGCTGGAGTCCGCACAGTGA
- a CDS encoding DUF742 domain-containing protein, producing the protein MTTAGSGRPARKPARVRPYSLTGGRTRSGHVLLVETFVASLESPDERLDPAPSGVNSRMLPEIRAIIELCRRMRSVAEVSAMLKIPLGVVRVLLSDLADQGKIRVYGTGRGPGKPDRALLERVLSGLRRL; encoded by the coding sequence GTGACGACCGCCGGGTCCGGCCGACCCGCCCGTAAACCCGCTCGCGTACGTCCGTACTCGCTCACCGGCGGTCGCACCCGCTCCGGCCATGTGCTGCTGGTGGAGACCTTCGTGGCGTCGCTGGAGTCTCCGGACGAACGGCTCGACCCGGCCCCCAGCGGGGTGAACTCCCGGATGCTGCCGGAGATCCGGGCGATCATCGAACTGTGCCGCAGGATGCGCTCCGTCGCGGAGGTTTCCGCGATGCTCAAGATCCCACTTGGTGTGGTGCGCGTCCTGCTCAGCGACCTGGCCGACCAGGGAAAGATCCGCGTCTACGGCACCGGGCGGGGCCCCGGCAAGCCGGACCGCGCGTTGCTCGAAAGGGTGCTCAGTGGACTTCGCAGGCTCTGA
- a CDS encoding GTP-binding protein, with translation MTATPPATSEIPGAGIPGAEEVLQRWQTDRSRAPIATKIVIAGGFGVGKTTFVGSVSEITPLQTEALMTQASESVDDLEATPEKLTTTVAMDFGRITLENDLVLYLFGTPGQQRFWFMWDDLMRGAIGAVVMVDTRRLDDSFPALDYFESLGLPYVVAVNHFEGTPLYQPEDVRDALSVAPSVPVVRMDARRRISVVDALLALVRHAVDVSPE, from the coding sequence ATGACGGCGACCCCGCCGGCGACGTCGGAGATACCCGGGGCCGGGATACCCGGGGCCGAGGAGGTGCTCCAGAGGTGGCAGACGGATCGTTCCCGCGCGCCGATCGCCACCAAGATCGTGATAGCGGGAGGCTTCGGCGTCGGCAAGACGACCTTCGTCGGCTCGGTTTCGGAGATCACTCCGCTCCAGACCGAGGCGCTGATGACGCAGGCCAGCGAGAGTGTGGACGATCTGGAGGCGACTCCGGAGAAGCTGACCACCACCGTCGCGATGGACTTCGGCCGGATCACGCTGGAGAACGATCTGGTCCTGTATCTCTTCGGCACCCCCGGTCAGCAGCGTTTCTGGTTCATGTGGGACGACCTGATGCGCGGGGCCATCGGTGCGGTGGTGATGGTCGACACCCGGCGCCTGGACGACAGCTTCCCCGCGCTGGACTACTTCGAAAGCCTCGGCCTGCCGTATGTGGTGGCGGTCAACCACTTCGAGGGCACGCCGCTCTACCAGCCCGAGGACGTACGGGACGCGCTCTCCGTGGCCCCCTCGGTGCCCGTGGTGAGGATGGACGCCCGGCGTCGGATCTCGGTCGTGGACGCGCTGCTGGCGCTGGTGCGACACGCCGTTGACGTCTCACCCGAGTGA
- a CDS encoding styrene monooxygenase/indole monooxygenase family protein, with product MRTILIVGAGQSGLQLALGLQSQGYGITLMSSRTSDEIRGGRVMSTQCMFRTALGHERDLGLNFWDDSAPRIEGLGVSVAGAATPGGHPRVIDWVGRLDGFAQSVDQRIKMAGWMDTFEQRGGQVVIHGTAVSDLDFLVRKYDLVLVAAGKGELVSLFRRDVARSPYDTPRRALAVAYVHGLGPRPEHPGLEAVRCNLVPGVGEFFVMPALTTTGRADILFWEGVPGGPADAFQGITDPSEHLERTLELMERFTPWEYARATKVELTDAGGTLSGRYAPTVRDPVGRLPGGGLVLGVGDVVVANDPLTGQGSNSAAKCAAVYLASIVERGDRPFDEEWMRTTFDRYWRTARHVTRWTNAMLGPMPEHVVNLFGAGVTFPAVAHRIANGFDNPSDFEDFFYDPEKTAAYLDQVMAEAESEEAVAEADPERLAGEADPDGVAGPADLGEVAGPADVGEVAGEADAAVRSIG from the coding sequence ATGCGGACGATACTCATCGTGGGGGCCGGGCAGTCCGGCCTCCAACTCGCTCTCGGCCTGCAGTCCCAGGGGTACGGGATCACGCTGATGTCCAGCCGGACGTCCGATGAGATCCGCGGCGGGCGGGTGATGTCCACCCAGTGCATGTTCCGCACCGCGCTGGGGCACGAGCGCGATCTGGGGCTCAACTTCTGGGACGATTCGGCGCCCCGGATCGAGGGCCTCGGCGTCTCCGTCGCCGGGGCGGCGACTCCGGGCGGACACCCACGGGTCATCGACTGGGTCGGCCGGCTCGACGGCTTCGCCCAGTCGGTCGACCAGCGGATCAAGATGGCCGGCTGGATGGACACGTTCGAACAGCGGGGCGGCCAGGTGGTCATCCATGGCACCGCCGTCTCCGACCTGGACTTCCTCGTCAGGAAGTACGACTTGGTGCTGGTGGCCGCGGGCAAGGGCGAACTGGTCTCGCTCTTCCGCCGGGACGTCGCCCGCTCCCCGTACGACACCCCGCGGCGCGCCCTCGCGGTCGCCTATGTGCACGGCCTCGGCCCGCGCCCCGAGCACCCCGGTCTCGAAGCGGTGCGCTGCAACCTCGTCCCCGGTGTCGGCGAGTTCTTCGTGATGCCCGCGCTCACCACCACCGGCCGCGCCGACATCCTCTTCTGGGAGGGCGTCCCCGGCGGCCCGGCCGACGCCTTCCAGGGCATCACCGACCCCTCGGAGCATCTGGAACGCACCCTGGAGCTGATGGAGCGGTTCACCCCCTGGGAGTACGCGCGCGCCACCAAGGTCGAGCTGACCGACGCGGGCGGCACGCTGTCCGGGCGGTACGCCCCGACCGTACGCGACCCGGTCGGACGACTGCCGGGCGGCGGACTGGTCCTGGGCGTCGGCGACGTCGTGGTCGCCAACGACCCGCTCACCGGCCAGGGCTCCAACTCCGCCGCCAAGTGTGCGGCGGTCTATCTGGCGAGCATCGTCGAGCGCGGCGACCGGCCGTTCGACGAGGAGTGGATGCGGACGACCTTCGACCGCTACTGGCGGACCGCGCGGCACGTCACCAGGTGGACCAACGCCATGCTGGGCCCGATGCCGGAGCACGTCGTGAACCTCTTCGGCGCGGGCGTCACCTTCCCCGCCGTCGCCCACCGCATCGCCAACGGCTTCGACAACCCCTCCGACTTCGAGGACTTCTTCTACGACCCCGAGAAGACGGCCGCCTACCTGGACCAGGTCATGGCAGAGGCCGAATCGGAGGAGGCGGTGGCAGAGGCCGATCCGGAGAGACTCGCGGGGGAGGCCGATCCGGACGGGGTCGCGGGCCCGGCTGACCTGGGCGAGGTCGCGGGGCCGGCTGATGTGGGTGAGGTCGCGGGGGAGGCCGATGCCGCCGTCCGGTCCATCGGCTGA
- a CDS encoding C40 family peptidase has product MSGRIVGSVCAAAITAAAALVPAVPAAQASAVASRPADRSVSELLTQLKTLYRKAEEATEAYNATEEKLRRQRARTRKLTAELVRTRTKLADSHDDAGRLARQQYQGHTALSSYSFLLTLLAPHPENAADEARELQRAAGREAALVARLTKGERRADAVATRARAALDKQLSLVSKRKKQRDKVKKRLRGIEKMLARLSARQIAQVAQREREETAKAQRKLIASGALGTADATSQGATSQGAAGPPAAATGGGSGSGGAGTATAPGTGQDTPAAEAPAPTPGTTGSTPRPRRQSPGRTGMASADAGKRALAYALAQIGKPYVWGAEGPNSFDCSGLTSSAWAHAGRTIPRTSQEQWRQLPRVPISRLRPGDLVIYYKGASHVAMYAGNGQVVQAPRPGQRVKLSPLASNPVQGAVRPGT; this is encoded by the coding sequence GTGTCAGGACGGATCGTGGGCTCGGTCTGCGCGGCGGCGATCACCGCGGCCGCCGCGCTGGTACCCGCCGTTCCGGCGGCCCAGGCGTCGGCCGTCGCCTCCCGCCCCGCCGATCGGTCGGTGTCCGAGCTGCTGACGCAGCTCAAGACGCTGTACCGGAAGGCCGAGGAGGCGACGGAGGCGTACAACGCGACCGAGGAGAAGCTGCGCAGACAGCGCGCCAGAACCAGGAAGCTCACGGCCGAGCTGGTCCGCACCCGTACGAAGCTCGCCGACAGCCACGACGACGCGGGACGGCTCGCCCGCCAGCAGTACCAGGGCCACACCGCGCTCTCCTCCTACTCCTTCCTGCTGACCCTGCTCGCCCCCCACCCCGAGAACGCCGCCGACGAGGCGCGTGAGCTACAGCGGGCGGCCGGCCGCGAGGCCGCCCTGGTGGCGCGGCTGACCAAGGGCGAGCGGCGCGCCGACGCCGTCGCCACCCGGGCGCGGGCCGCGCTGGACAAGCAGCTGTCCCTGGTGTCGAAGCGGAAGAAACAGCGGGACAAGGTGAAGAAACGGCTCCGCGGGATCGAGAAGATGCTCGCCAGGCTGAGCGCCCGCCAGATCGCCCAGGTGGCGCAGCGCGAACGCGAGGAGACCGCCAAGGCGCAGCGCAAACTGATCGCCTCCGGGGCGCTCGGCACCGCGGACGCCACGTCGCAGGGCGCCACGTCGCAGGGCGCCGCGGGTCCGCCCGCTGCCGCCACCGGCGGCGGCAGCGGCAGCGGCGGCGCGGGCACCGCCACGGCCCCCGGGACCGGCCAGGACACCCCGGCGGCGGAGGCCCCGGCCCCGACCCCGGGCACCACCGGGTCCACCCCACGGCCCCGCCGCCAGTCCCCCGGCCGCACCGGAATGGCATCGGCGGACGCCGGGAAGCGGGCGCTCGCCTACGCGCTGGCCCAGATCGGCAAGCCGTACGTCTGGGGCGCCGAGGGGCCGAACTCCTTCGACTGCTCGGGGCTGACCTCCTCGGCGTGGGCACACGCCGGGCGGACCATCCCGCGCACCAGCCAGGAGCAGTGGCGCCAACTGCCCCGGGTGCCGATCAGCCGGCTGCGCCCCGGCGATCTGGTGATCTACTACAAGGGGGCCAGCCATGTGGCGATGTACGCGGGCAACGGCCAGGTGGTCCAGGCGCCGCGCCCCGGCCAGCGGGTGAAGCTCTCCCCGCTCGCCTCCAATCCAGTGCAGGGCGCGGTGCGACCGGGCACCTAG